The following proteins come from a genomic window of Amphiura filiformis chromosome 16, Afil_fr2py, whole genome shotgun sequence:
- the LOC140136465 gene encoding UDP-glucuronosyltransferase 2A2-like produces MLTEGSHLLTTEAVLQALTDKGHDVSLLIPPVIPEHSLNEEVTKNKNVNIINTFASPTVMKDILELKTINKAMIRSAVKEDRKGQQDSISKLYAKHDVICEAMLSNITLMSELRRGKFDLMFADISCVCPVLIAQSLKLQFTTLTTMIIPFWHAAPHRSPVNPSYIPRLTTGYSNRMNFAQRLTNTLYSVIMTFAIISQDWNSDILKEKYGIMPDISTYFSLGKSEIWFINSHFALDYPRPLVPNAVLVGGLTAKPSTPLIKDLEAFMQQSGSHGVVVFSLGSYMDVMETKDAEMIADAFASLPQNVICKKAGQTPANVPDNIKFVQWMPQNNILGHKQTRLFISHCGLNSVFEALYHAVPIVCIPIFADQLDVAARVVSNGIGLQLNLQTLTTADLQETIRTVLQNKRFQENMGRLSSIYRDEPLMPAERVAYWMEYVVRHNGTSHLKSAAMDLNFFQYYLLDVAAFLTLCAISFSILLKYLFQSIFRRCKFGFKVKSD; encoded by the exons ATGTTAACAGAAGGAAGTCATTTGTTGACAACTGAAGCTGTTCTTCAAGCACTGACAGACAAAGGACACGATGTAAGCTTACTTATACCACCTGTGATACCAGAACACAGTCTAAATGAAGAGGTTACTAAGAACAAAAACGTGAATATCATCAATACTTTTGCATCACCAACTGTAATGAAAGATATTTTGGAACTTAAAACGATAAATAAAGCAATGATTAGATCGGCAGTGAAAGAAGATAGAAAAGGGCAGCAAGATTCGATATCTAAACTATACGCTAAACATGATGTCATTTGTGAAGCCATGCTGTCCAATATAACCTTAATGAGTGAATTGCGTCGAGGAAAGTTTGATCTTATGTTTGCTGATATATCATGTGTATGTCCTGTACTTATCGCACAAAGTTTAAAGCTCCAGTTTACCACGTTGACAACTATGATTATACCGTTCTGGCATGCCGCTCCGCATCGCAGTCCAGTTAACCCAAGCTATATTCCACGATTGACAACTGGGTACAGCAATCGCATGAATTTTGCACAGCGATTAACAAATACTTTATATTCCGTTATCATGACATTTGCTATAATTTCACAGGATTGGAATAGTGATATATTGAAGGAAAAATACGGTATAATGCCGGACATATCGACTTATTTCTCTTTAGGAAAGTCAGAGATTTGGTTTATTAATTCTCATTTTGCGTTGGATTACCCGAGACCATTGGTGCCTAATGCTGTACTAGTTGGTGGACTAACAGCGAAACCATCAACACCTTTGATCAAG GATCTGGAGGCATTCATGCAGCAGTCAGGGTCACATGGTGTGGTTGTCTTCTCTCTTGGTAGCTACATGGATGTGATGGAAACTAAGGATGCGGAGATGATAGCTGATGCGTTTGCATCATTACCTCAGAACGTGATTTGCAAGAAAGCAGGACAAACACCTGCTAACGTACCTGATAATATCAAATTTGTTCAATGGATGCCGCAAAATAATATTCTAG GTCACAAGCAAACCAGACTGTTCATATCTCACTGTGGTCTGAATAGTGTCTTTGAAGCTCTCTACCACGCTGTACCAATTGTATGTATCCCAATCTTTGCTGATCAACTGGATGTTGCTGCTAGGGTAGTCTCAAATGGAATTGGTCTCCAACTCAATCTTCAAACTCTAACCACTGCAGATTTACAAGAAACGATCAGGACCGTTTTACAAAATAAACG ATTCCAGGAGAATATGGGCCGTCTGTCATCTATCTATCGTGACGAGCCTCTGATGCCAGCAGAACGAGTCGCTTACTGGATGGAATATGTAGTACGGCACAACGGTACATCACATCTCAAGTCTGCTGCCATGGATCTCAATTTCTTTCAATATTACCTCCTAGATGTAGCCGCTTTCTTAACTTTATGTGCAATCAGTTTCAGTATTTTACTGAAGTACTTGTTTCAAAGTATATTTCGCCGATGTAAATTTGGTTTTAAAGTTAAGTCTGATTAG